One segment of Takifugu rubripes chromosome 5, fTakRub1.2, whole genome shotgun sequence DNA contains the following:
- the fmc1 gene encoding protein FMC1 homolog produces MATLSSPLRVCRGLLKELRAIQGPSYKKSAAYNYVMEQFRKNKVTSERHCRAVQEAHHDSQTYLCLLVSTRNHLVLHNIYHAKGERSAEEVAGVVGLRLPTQPGGKGWEK; encoded by the exons ATGGCGACGCTGTCGTCTCCTCTGCGAGTCTGCCGCGGGTTACTGAAAGAATTACGTGCAATTCAGGGGCCGAGTTACAAAAAGTCAGCGGCCTACAACTATGTCATGGAACAGTTTCGTAAAAATAAG GTGACGAGCGAACGCCACTGCCGCGCTGTGCAGGAGGCCCACCACGACTCCCAAACCTACCTGTgcttgctggtgtctaccaggaaCCACCTGGTCCTGCACAACATCTACCACGCCAAAGGAGAGCGAAGCGCGGAGGAAGTGGCCGGGGTGGTGGGGCTCCGGTTGCCCACTCAGCCGGGGGGGAAAGGCTGGGAGAAGTAA
- the wbp2nl gene encoding postacrosomal sheath WW domain-binding protein, translating into MAFNQNHSQNGGVLINNGESVLRECKNVELSFSDVACKSDLLRGSKKGTIYLTPYRLLFVNSNTKDCLGSAMFPYYLMKGCSIEQPVFAANYIKGTLSAEPGGGWEGEANFKMSFLNGGAIEVGQHLFKLATNASRAAPAQNGAFAYGYPSPSMMNGPPPAAPPSYVYPPPGQQNGFYQGPPPPAAAAGNMGYHYPTTPTGMYPHVVDYMAPPPPYPGPPPNWVAPPQNWTPTAPPSGNSKAAEAAGSAYYNPNNPHNVYMPMERPPPYAPHPDSDKKSN; encoded by the exons ATGGCTTTTAATCAGAATCATTCGCAAAACGGTGGCGTTCTGATTAACAACGGAGAGAG TGTTTTAAGAGAGTGCAAGAATGTGGAGCTGTCGTTCAGCGATGTCGCCTGCAAATCCGACCTGCTGAGGGGGTCCAAGAAAGGCACTATTTACCTGACACCATACAGG ctgctgtttgtgaacAGTAACACCAAGGACTGCCTGGGTTCAGCTATGTTTCCCTATTATTTGATGAAAGGCTGCAGCATTGAGCAGCCTGTCTTTGCAGCCAACTACATTAAAGGGACATTGTCAGCAGAGCCTGGTG GTGGCTGGGAGGGGGAAGCTAATTTCAAGATGTCATTTCTGAACGGTGGAGCCATAGAAGTGGGACAGCACCTCTTCAAATTGGCTACAAATG CTTCTCGTGCTGCTCCAGCACAAAACGGGGCTTTTGCCTACGGCTATCCTTCCCCTAGTATGATGAACGGCCCACCtcccgctgccccccccagctATGTCTACCCACCACCTGGTCAACAGAATGGGTTCTACcagggtcctcctcctcctgctgctgcagctggcaaCATGGGCTATCACTATCCAACCACCCCAACAG GAATGTACCCCCATGTGGTTGATTAcatggccccacctcctccataTCCAGGGCCACCTCCAAACTGGGTCGCACCACCCCAGAACTGGACACCAACAGCACCACCTTCAG GTAACTCCAAAGCAGCTGAGGCGGCAGGCAGCGCATATTACAACCCCAACAACCCACACAATGTGTATATGCCTATG GAGCGGCCTCCACCATACGCACCTCATCCAGACTCTGACAAGAAAAGCAACTAA
- the LOC101078231 gene encoding heme-binding protein 1, which produces MFGMIKNSLFGNTEKTEYILLSSETKDGVSFEVRRYDGAKFATISSEGRTFDQISGELVRKLLMYIGGSNEQGEAMGTATPTIITVYPRNDGVLSRRLIVAIRIPTIYQQSPPTPTDTAIKIEDRPGMTVYALQFGGFAGEGEYRAEALRLTRTLGETAPFQRKQYFCCSYDPPLKPYGRCNEVWFLQDEP; this is translated from the exons ATGTTCGGCATGATCAAGAACTCGCTGTTTGGAAACACGGAGAAGACGGAATATATCCTCCTCAGCAGTGAGACCAAG GACGGAGTTAGCTTTGAGGTACGGCGGTACGATGGGGCCAAATTTGCGACCATCTCCTCTGAAGGTCGAACCTTTGACCAAATctcaggtgagctggtgaggaagctgctgatgtaCATCGGCGGGAGCAACGAACAAG GCGAGGCCATGGGCACAGCGACGCCCACCATCATCACGGTCTACCCACGGAACGACGGGGTTCTGTCTCGCCGCCTGATCGTCGCCATCCGTATTCCCACCATCTACCAGCAAAGCCCCCCGACCCCCACTGACACCGCCATCAAGATCGAGGACCGGCCCGGCATGACCGTCTACGCGCT ACAGTTCGGGGGCTTCGCGGGCGAGGGCGAGTACCGCGCGGAGGCCTTGCGCCTGACGCGTACTCTGGGGGAGACGGCGCCCTTCCAGCGCAAGCAGTACTTCTGCTGCAGCTACGACCCGCCGCTCAAGCCTTACGGCCGCTGCAACGAGGTGTGGTTCCTGCAGGACGAGCCTTAA